In uncultured Methanobrevibacter sp., the following proteins share a genomic window:
- a CDS encoding M42 family metallopeptidase: MELMRELSLAPGVSGSEEEIAKIITRELKDVADKIETDSMGNLIATKKGEKKAPTVMLAAHMDEIGLMVRYIDDNGFIKFSNIGGINDQMLMNQTVTVHSSVGEPIVGVIGSKPPHVTKPEERNKVVKADDMFIDIGAKDKEDAEKMVRIGDKMTFNSLFVEYPNNFIMGKALDNRVGCYVMMEVLKRVNTRATVYGVGTVQEEVGLKGAKTSAFKLNPDLAIALDVTLSGDHPGIKPEEAPVVAGKGPAIILADASGRGILTQQSVKDMLIKAGDENDIPYQLEVSDGGTTDGTAIHLTREGIPTGVLSVPTRYIHTPVSVCSMDDIESTIQLITEAINNL; this comes from the coding sequence ATGGAATTAATGAGAGAGCTATCTTTGGCACCAGGTGTTTCTGGTTCAGAAGAAGAAATAGCTAAAATTATTACACGTGAATTAAAAGATGTTGCTGATAAAATTGAAACTGACAGTATGGGAAACTTGATTGCCACTAAAAAAGGTGAAAAAAAGGCTCCTACTGTAATGCTTGCAGCACATATGGATGAAATAGGATTAATGGTAAGATACATTGATGATAATGGTTTTATTAAATTTTCAAACATTGGTGGAATTAATGATCAGATGTTAATGAACCAAACTGTAACTGTTCATTCTTCTGTTGGTGAACCGATTGTCGGAGTAATAGGATCAAAACCTCCACATGTAACAAAACCTGAAGAAAGAAACAAAGTTGTTAAAGCTGACGACATGTTTATTGATATTGGGGCAAAGGACAAGGAAGATGCAGAAAAAATGGTTAGAATTGGAGATAAAATGACCTTCAATTCACTCTTTGTTGAATATCCTAATAACTTTATCATGGGTAAGGCACTAGACAATCGTGTCGGTTGTTATGTAATGATGGAAGTTTTAAAAAGAGTCAACACAAGGGCAACCGTTTATGGTGTAGGTACTGTTCAGGAAGAAGTAGGTCTTAAAGGAGCTAAAACTTCTGCATTCAAGTTAAATCCTGATTTGGCTATTGCACTTGATGTTACATTATCAGGTGACCACCCAGGAATCAAACCTGAAGAAGCTCCTGTTGTAGCAGGAAAAGGTCCGGCAATTATTTTAGCTGATGCAAGCGGAAGAGGGATTTTGACTCAACAGTCAGTTAAAGACATGCTCATTAAGGCCGGTGATGAAAATGACATTCCTTACCAATTGGAAGTAAGTGATGGTGGAACAACCGATGGAACTGCTATTCATTTAACTCGTGAAGGAATCCCTACTGGTGTTTTATCTGTTCCTACTCGTTACATACACACTCCTGTAAGTGTATGTAGTATGGATGATATTGAATCAACCATTCAATTAATTACTGAAGCTATAAACAATTTATAG
- a CDS encoding ferredoxin: MSNVEKIYFSPSSTTKKVVEQIANNFSQKKETYDLLNFNSEKEFSNEDIAIVGMPVFAGRIPKSARKRLEKIKGNNTPAIAVANYGNAHVTDALLELVDLLEENKFNVVAAATTVSHHSIFDGVAVGRPDSEDLKKIDDFSQKCIEKIKTGESLTSEIPGNKPYVDYKQLPFVISCDDMTCAFCYDCVSICPEKAIPDDDPVTTDLDLCSRCTACIHICPEDARTFSGEAFEAKKPEFEKANNQRKECEFYL, translated from the coding sequence ATGTCAAATGTAGAAAAAATATATTTTAGTCCATCATCAACTACAAAAAAAGTAGTTGAACAGATTGCTAACAATTTCAGCCAAAAAAAAGAGACCTATGATTTATTGAATTTTAACTCTGAAAAAGAATTTTCAAATGAAGATATTGCCATTGTGGGCATGCCTGTTTTTGCCGGAAGAATTCCTAAAAGTGCCAGAAAAAGACTGGAAAAAATTAAAGGAAACAATACTCCTGCAATAGCTGTTGCTAATTATGGAAATGCTCATGTAACTGATGCACTGCTGGAACTTGTAGATTTACTGGAAGAAAATAAGTTCAATGTAGTTGCAGCCGCCACAACAGTCAGCCATCATTCAATATTTGATGGCGTTGCAGTAGGAAGGCCTGACAGTGAAGATTTGAAAAAAATAGATGATTTCAGCCAAAAATGCATTGAAAAAATCAAAACAGGTGAAAGTTTAACTTCTGAAATTCCTGGAAATAAACCCTATGTCGACTACAAACAGCTTCCATTTGTTATAAGCTGTGATGATATGACCTGCGCATTTTGTTATGACTGTGTTTCAATCTGTCCTGAAAAAGCAATTCCTGACGATGACCCTGTCACTACTGACCTTGATTTGTGTTCCAGATGCACTGCATGCATTCATATCTGCCCTGAAGATGCAAGGACATTTTCAGGAGAAGCATTTGAAGCCAAAAAACCTGAATTTGAAAAGGCAAACAATCAAAGAAAAGAATGTGAATTTTATTTATAA
- a CDS encoding HEAT repeat domain-containing protein, with translation MGFLDRFKNKQPKKEKVVKPDDIEIDPEQLALKEMAINSKDRTQRAVAADSITDQYVALDIAKNVKDRAIRLIAANKIKDEDLLWDAAENSKFFDVRSFAYERLGENNKSIYEIVVNTKKNKNVDEIFEKIVDEQTLEDIAVNAIDKNYRRMSLEKIESPEILYDLVFKANDSSIRKSAINKDSFVSEEILQKVAIEDNDEGVKIAAIKKINNEETLAKIAVNEDNAKIRTLIFSKIDNVGILKNIALDSEKSDVRLDIINKVDDEELLTQLALNDSDKIVRSEAAKKITDEEVLLKIIQNDDDRFVRQIAVKNLSNTQELIDIALNDDDQFVRNHALSNPALVDEKDFTYIAINTTHEDVAAQAMEHINDESNYIDILKNAKLDEVRKSTLDNITDLETLIRIVLANEDEEFSLKALNKIKVEKCLIKIYEQGISENISVRTVSLIRDQKALTKIAKNDDSWRVREAACKKIVSKKVLKEISLSDDNEYVRAVAKKRMKL, from the coding sequence ATGGGATTTTTAGACAGATTTAAAAACAAGCAACCAAAAAAAGAGAAAGTCGTAAAGCCGGATGATATCGAAATAGATCCTGAACAGTTGGCTTTAAAGGAAATGGCCATTAACAGTAAAGACAGGACTCAAAGAGCTGTTGCGGCAGACAGTATAACTGATCAGTATGTGGCTTTGGATATTGCAAAAAATGTAAAGGACAGGGCTATCAGGCTTATTGCAGCAAACAAAATCAAGGATGAGGATTTGCTTTGGGATGCGGCTGAAAATTCAAAATTTTTTGATGTGAGAAGCTTTGCCTATGAAAGATTAGGCGAGAACAACAAGTCAATCTATGAAATCGTAGTCAACACAAAGAAAAACAAGAACGTTGATGAAATTTTTGAAAAGATAGTCGACGAGCAAACTTTAGAGGACATAGCCGTCAATGCAATTGATAAAAATTACAGAAGAATGTCTCTGGAAAAAATAGAAAGTCCCGAAATATTATATGATCTGGTCTTTAAGGCAAATGATTCATCCATCAGAAAATCTGCGATAAATAAAGATTCTTTTGTAAGTGAAGAAATCCTGCAAAAGGTGGCTATTGAAGACAATGATGAAGGGGTTAAGATAGCAGCAATCAAAAAGATTAATAATGAAGAGACACTTGCAAAGATTGCCGTTAATGAGGATAATGCAAAAATCAGAACTTTAATATTTTCAAAGATAGATAATGTGGGCATACTCAAAAACATTGCCCTTGACTCAGAAAAATCTGATGTTCGTCTGGATATTATCAACAAGGTTGATGATGAGGAATTGTTAACTCAATTGGCCTTAAATGATTCAGATAAAATTGTAAGAAGTGAAGCTGCCAAAAAAATCACAGATGAAGAAGTGCTTTTAAAAATTATTCAAAATGATGATGACAGATTTGTAAGACAGATTGCTGTTAAAAATCTTTCAAACACTCAGGAATTAATTGACATAGCATTGAATGATGATGATCAGTTTGTAAGAAATCATGCACTCTCTAATCCCGCATTAGTTGATGAAAAAGATTTTACATATATTGCAATTAATACAACTCATGAAGATGTGGCGGCTCAGGCAATGGAGCACATTAACGATGAGTCAAACTACATTGACATATTAAAGAATGCAAAATTGGACGAAGTTAGAAAATCCACACTGGACAACATCACAGATTTGGAAACTCTAATCAGAATTGTCCTTGCAAATGAGGATGAAGAATTTTCATTAAAGGCTTTAAACAAGATTAAGGTTGAAAAATGTCTGATTAAGATTTACGAGCAGGGTATTTCTGAAAATATTTCAGTCAGAACGGTTTCTTTAATCAGGGATCAGAAAGCCTTAACAAAAATTGCCAAAAACGATGATTCATGGAGAGTTCGTGAAGCTGCATGTAAAAAAATAGTAAGTAAAAAGGTTTTAAAAGAAATATCTCTTTCAGATGATAATGAATATGTAAGGGCAGTGGCTAAAAAAAGAATGAAATTATAA
- a CDS encoding ribonuclease H-like domain-containing protein — protein MTNYDEHEMYLRRVLSNSISSLNPSEDAKKRARKLSPSYFEDYKQKLLKDWEGKKLDDIENCEVVSTSYGDTLKITHEEKVSFKIDDNDFKNQINSNLKLLPKIGLKTEENLKNKGYTTIESLKNHDKYCDSANKFTSRIDDLSFGEIINLLDKNRYSKKCRDNVIRSISLTDKENFKFMDIETLGLSNVPIILIGVAELKKDKIISSQYFLREIYEEPAVIEAYLSHLDEDSVHVTFNGKSFDVPYIRNRCLSNRLEINFRLPHLDLMYFAKNLWGSQLPNCQLQTIEKELFGIEREGDVPGQYIPGYYNAYLNEKNIGPIVPIIEHNRQDIISLASFLERMYEDVN, from the coding sequence ATGACAAACTATGATGAACATGAAATGTATCTGAGAAGAGTTCTTTCTAATTCAATTTCTTCTTTAAATCCATCTGAAGATGCTAAAAAGCGTGCAAGAAAGTTATCTCCATCCTATTTTGAAGATTATAAGCAAAAACTTTTAAAAGATTGGGAAGGTAAAAAATTGGATGATATAGAGAATTGCGAAGTTGTTTCAACTTCCTATGGGGATACATTAAAGATTACACATGAAGAAAAGGTCAGCTTTAAAATTGATGACAATGACTTTAAAAATCAGATAAACAGTAATCTTAAATTACTTCCAAAAATCGGATTGAAAACAGAAGAGAATCTTAAAAATAAGGGATACACTACCATAGAATCACTAAAAAATCATGATAAATATTGTGATAGTGCAAATAAATTCACAAGTCGTATAGATGATTTGTCATTTGGTGAAATAATAAATCTGTTGGATAAAAACAGATATAGCAAAAAATGCAGGGACAACGTTATAAGGTCAATAAGCTTAACCGACAAGGAAAATTTCAAATTCATGGATATCGAAACATTGGGCCTGTCAAATGTTCCAATAATATTGATTGGTGTTGCAGAACTTAAAAAGGATAAAATAATCTCTTCCCAATACTTTTTAAGAGAAATTTATGAAGAGCCTGCTGTTATTGAAGCTTACCTCTCACATCTGGATGAGGATTCCGTTCATGTAACATTCAACGGAAAGAGTTTTGATGTGCCATACATAAGAAACAGGTGCCTGTCAAACAGACTTGAAATCAATTTCAGACTGCCGCACCTTGACTTGATGTATTTTGCAAAAAACCTTTGGGGCAGCCAACTTCCGAATTGTCAGCTGCAGACTATTGAAAAGGAACTTTTCGGTATTGAAAGAGAAGGGGATGTTCCAGGACAGTATATTCCAGGATATTATAATGCCTATTTAAATGAAAAAAACATTGGACCGATTGTTCCGATAATAGAACATAATCGTCAAGATATAATTTCATTAGCCAGTTTTCTAGAGAGAATGTATGAGGATGTAAATTAA
- a CDS encoding phosphopantothenate/pantothenate synthetase, whose translation MIPKSHPRYESLLLRDKIVKASEKGYLADSAMIAHGRGEAFDYLIGEKTIYPAKRAMYVAVAALLLSNNPVISVNGNASVLAIDEIIDLAKAVDAKIEINLFYRTDERVRLLTNLYKDHGYKDILGSLDDEIEYLNDIKNNRATASKTGIYTADTILIPLEDGDRAEILKKSGKNTITIDLNPLSRTSKMSDVSIMDNIVRAIPFMTKIAEDLKTQDKNVLIGMVNEFDNDENLKESIEHIKRGL comes from the coding sequence ATGATACCAAAATCCCACCCGCGATATGAATCATTATTGCTTAGAGACAAAATAGTTAAAGCTTCCGAAAAAGGATATTTGGCAGACTCAGCAATGATTGCCCATGGAAGAGGAGAGGCTTTTGACTATTTAATTGGAGAAAAAACAATTTACCCTGCAAAAAGAGCAATGTACGTTGCTGTTGCAGCATTACTTTTATCAAATAATCCGGTTATTTCAGTCAATGGAAATGCAAGCGTATTAGCTATTGACGAAATAATTGACCTGGCCAAAGCAGTTGATGCAAAAATTGAAATAAACCTGTTTTACAGGACTGACGAAAGAGTAAGACTTCTTACAAACCTATACAAAGATCACGGATATAAAGATATTCTTGGCTCACTTGATGATGAGATTGAATATCTAAATGATATCAAAAATAATAGAGCAACTGCAAGTAAAACCGGAATATATACAGCAGATACAATATTAATACCTTTAGAAGACGGAGACAGAGCCGAAATTCTTAAAAAAAGCGGTAAAAATACAATTACAATTGATTTGAATCCCCTTTCAAGAACTTCAAAAATGTCTGATGTTTCAATTATGGACAATATTGTAAGAGCAATTCCATTCATGACAAAAATAGCTGAAGATTTAAAAACTCAGGACAAGAATGTTTTGATCGGAATGGTTAATGAATTTGACAATGATGAAAATCTTAAAGAATCTATAGAACATATAAAAAGAGGGTTATAA
- a CDS encoding AAA family ATPase: MQVMGISGMPGSGKALVSEMASEKGAIIVSMGDIIREEAKKRGEPTKETAVNLRKEFGEYIVSELTIKKIKKLEEEGVENLIIIEGIRSHHEVEMFKENFSNFFILSIFANASLRFERLKLRNREDDSQDYEGFQKRDMNELGFGIGNVIALSDRLIINESDIESYKEKINEFLDEMNL; this comes from the coding sequence ATGCAAGTAATGGGAATATCAGGAATGCCAGGTTCTGGAAAAGCTTTAGTTTCAGAAATGGCAAGTGAAAAAGGCGCAATAATAGTAAGTATGGGAGACATCATACGAGAAGAAGCTAAAAAAAGAGGAGAACCTACCAAGGAAACTGCTGTAAACTTGAGAAAAGAGTTCGGAGAATACATAGTTTCTGAATTAACAATCAAAAAAATTAAAAAGCTCGAAGAAGAGGGTGTTGAAAACCTAATCATAATTGAGGGCATAAGAAGCCATCATGAAGTGGAAATGTTTAAGGAAAACTTCAGCAATTTCTTTATTCTTTCAATATTCGCAAATGCTTCATTACGCTTTGAAAGATTGAAATTAAGAAATAGAGAAGATGATTCACAGGATTATGAAGGATTCCAAAAAAGAGATATGAACGAATTAGGTTTCGGAATCGGAAATGTAATTGCGCTTTCAGATAGACTAATCATCAACGAAAGTGATATTGAAAGCTATAAAGAAAAAATTAATGAATTTTTAGATGAAATGAACCTTTAA
- a CDS encoding TIGR00289 family protein, whose amino-acid sequence MNACVLFSGGKDSTMALYYALNEKEDVKYLLSMKSRNAESYMFHVPNIHITDLLSEAFDIPIMSVETDGIKEEELEDLKHAFQDLKNLGIECIYTGALYSQYQKSRIEKLGQEVGLKIISPYWHVDELEYMREIVSLGFKIIISGVAAWGLDESWLGRVIDDDVIDELVKLNEKYYVDIAFEGGEAETLAIDGPIFKKKVKILKDRKEWHHDSGVYIIEDAVLEDK is encoded by the coding sequence ATGAATGCTTGTGTATTGTTTTCTGGCGGTAAAGATAGTACAATGGCATTATATTATGCTTTAAATGAGAAAGAAGATGTGAAATATCTTCTTTCTATGAAATCTCGTAATGCCGAATCATATATGTTTCATGTTCCAAACATTCATATAACTGATTTGCTCTCAGAGGCCTTTGATATTCCCATAATGTCTGTTGAAACTGATGGAATTAAAGAAGAGGAACTTGAAGATTTAAAGCATGCATTTCAAGATTTAAAAAATTTGGGAATAGAATGCATATACACAGGCGCACTTTACTCTCAGTATCAAAAATCCCGAATTGAGAAATTGGGTCAGGAAGTTGGCTTGAAAATCATCTCTCCATATTGGCATGTTGATGAACTGGAGTATATGCGTGAAATTGTTTCTTTAGGATTTAAAATAATTATCAGTGGTGTAGCTGCCTGGGGATTAGACGAATCCTGGCTTGGAAGGGTCATTGATGATGATGTTATTGATGAACTAGTAAAACTTAATGAAAAGTACTATGTGGATATAGCTTTTGAAGGAGGCGAAGCCGAAACACTAGCTATTGACGGACCTATTTTTAAAAAGAAAGTGAAAATTTTAAAAGATAGAAAAGAATGGCATCATGATAGTGGTGTTTATATTATTGAAGATGCCGTTTTGGAAGATAAATGA
- a CDS encoding class III signal peptide-containing protein produces the protein MIGDNRGQVSLEYLIIFAVSLIILIAFTMPLLNESMSNTFDVTNSLDVKSDLSKISQAIMKVYGGGEGSKQTVTVDAKKESRIDVSSSQISSKVKLNDKQSKVIKLNVKSNIKAGSIKLDKGKNTFVVEWPVGKKNMILYKL, from the coding sequence ATGATCGGGGATAATAGGGGTCAGGTCTCTTTGGAGTATTTGATTATATTTGCCGTATCGCTGATAATTCTAATTGCATTCACGATGCCACTTTTAAATGAATCAATGTCCAATACATTTGATGTAACTAATTCCCTGGATGTAAAATCGGACTTATCGAAAATTTCTCAGGCGATAATGAAGGTTTATGGTGGAGGTGAGGGATCAAAACAAACCGTAACTGTGGATGCGAAAAAAGAATCAAGGATTGATGTTTCAAGCAGTCAAATTTCATCAAAAGTAAAACTTAACGACAAGCAAAGCAAGGTAATAAAATTAAATGTAAAGTCTAATATAAAAGCAGGTTCCATCAAACTGGACAAAGGAAAAAATACATTTGTAGTTGAGTGGCCGGTAGGTAAAAAAAATATGATATTATATAAATTATAG
- a CDS encoding prepilin peptidase has protein sequence MNFSTVFLIQIIVTILFSILASIFDVKSGFVPDWLNYLLIAFGLMSNFILTLITSNVKYILASFISMLITYVISYLLWKLHMWGGGDVKLFTSIATAIPFGLNGDIFNIFPLLSIYPFAFTVIFNSILVSFPFLVIFTTYLLFKNKMVNNNVDLLVNVFNYPALRTLIKTTLNKTVKVKDLKEGMIVNRYSFNDEHIFELINDLNGNLKVYKSGDDDYKYYFKSKSAGGLTKEDVNLLKVMCLQKYISDSLYIKISFPFTPAILFGLIIALSYGDLMMLITKNFVLVM, from the coding sequence ATGAATTTTAGTACCGTATTTTTAATTCAAATTATAGTTACAATCCTATTTTCTATTTTGGCATCAATATTTGATGTTAAGAGTGGTTTTGTTCCCGACTGGTTAAACTATCTGTTGATTGCATTCGGCCTTATGTCGAATTTTATTTTAACATTAATTACAAGTAATGTTAAATACATTTTAGCTTCGTTTATTTCAATGCTTATCACATATGTCATATCTTATTTGCTTTGGAAATTGCATATGTGGGGAGGGGGTGATGTAAAACTATTTACTTCAATAGCTACAGCTATACCTTTTGGATTAAATGGTGATATTTTTAATATTTTTCCGTTATTGTCAATTTATCCATTTGCATTTACAGTGATTTTTAACAGCATTTTGGTGTCATTTCCATTTCTTGTCATATTCACAACTTACTTGCTGTTTAAAAATAAGATGGTGAATAATAATGTTGATTTGCTGGTGAATGTTTTCAATTACCCTGCTCTTAGAACACTAATCAAAACAACCCTCAACAAGACTGTCAAAGTAAAAGACTTGAAGGAAGGGATGATTGTAAATAGATACAGCTTTAATGATGAACACATTTTTGAACTTATAAATGATTTAAACGGTAATTTAAAAGTTTATAAAAGCGGTGATGATGATTATAAATATTATTTCAAATCTAAAAGTGCAGGAGGACTCACTAAAGAAGATGTGAATCTGCTGAAGGTAATGTGTCTTCAAAAATATATTTCAGATTCATTATATATCAAAATTTCATTCCCCTTTACTCCTGCAATTCTATTCGGGCTGATTATAGCATTGAGCTATGGCGATTTGATGATGCTAATTACAAAAAATTTTGTATTGGTGATGTAA
- a CDS encoding CTP synthase, producing the protein MERIFLTKYIIITGGVVSSIGKGITSASMGRILRSYGLKVSAIKIDPYLNWDSGTLNPYQHGEVFVTHDGMETDLDLGHYERFLDVELDGMANITTGKVYESVIAKEREGGYLGECVQVIPHITNRIKEMIRENSESADYDVVLVELGGTVGDIESQPFLEALRQLRNEEGRENVMFVHVTFIPYLNAAGEFKTKPTQHSTKELRSVGINPDVIVCRSQVHIDDALLGKVAHFCDVDVNAVVNTPDAGTIYEVPLVLEEKNIGELIVNRIGLDIEANPSKLDDWAEIVESLRIKDPQVTIGIVGKYVELEDSYISIRESLLHAAASIGVKANIKYLSSDVEELDEDALKEFDGILIPGGFGERGFEGKLDAVDYAIENNVPLFGICLGMQSMVTQFARRNGYPNANSSEFDDDLEFPVIDMMEEQKKIKNMGGTMRLGSYDCKIVEGTKTFESYGEVDIEERHRHRYEFNNDFRKDLQDKGLIISGVSPDDFLVEIVEFPDHPWAIGCQFHPEFKSRPNRPHPLFKSFLEAIYEFSKN; encoded by the coding sequence ATGGAGAGGATTTTTCTGACAAAATATATTATCATAACTGGTGGGGTAGTTAGTTCCATAGGTAAAGGTATTACATCCGCATCTATGGGAAGAATTTTAAGATCTTATGGTTTAAAAGTTTCAGCTATAAAAATAGACCCGTATTTAAACTGGGATTCTGGAACACTCAATCCATATCAACACGGTGAAGTATTTGTGACTCATGATGGTATGGAAACTGATTTGGACCTTGGTCATTATGAAAGATTTTTAGATGTCGAACTTGACGGTATGGCTAACATTACCACAGGTAAAGTTTATGAATCAGTCATTGCAAAAGAAAGAGAAGGCGGATACTTAGGCGAATGTGTACAAGTAATTCCACACATTACCAACCGTATTAAAGAAATGATTAGAGAAAACTCTGAAAGTGCTGATTATGATGTGGTTTTAGTTGAACTTGGAGGTACTGTTGGAGATATTGAAAGTCAACCTTTCCTTGAAGCTTTAAGACAGCTTAGAAATGAAGAAGGACGTGAAAACGTCATGTTTGTCCATGTTACATTTATTCCCTACCTAAATGCAGCTGGAGAATTCAAAACTAAACCAACCCAACATTCAACCAAAGAATTGAGAAGTGTCGGTATAAATCCTGATGTTATTGTGTGCAGATCACAGGTACACATTGACGATGCATTGCTCGGTAAAGTCGCTCACTTTTGTGATGTTGATGTAAATGCAGTTGTAAATACTCCTGACGCAGGTACAATCTATGAAGTGCCTTTGGTTTTAGAAGAAAAGAACATTGGGGAGTTGATTGTTAATAGAATTGGTTTGGATATTGAAGCTAATCCGTCCAAATTGGATGACTGGGCTGAAATAGTTGAATCATTAAGAATTAAAGATCCTCAGGTAACCATCGGTATTGTTGGAAAATATGTTGAACTTGAAGATTCATACATCAGTATCCGTGAATCTTTGCTTCATGCAGCTGCAAGTATTGGTGTTAAAGCCAATATCAAATACTTGAGTTCAGATGTTGAAGAACTTGATGAGGATGCATTAAAAGAATTCGACGGTATTTTGATTCCTGGAGGATTCGGTGAACGTGGTTTTGAAGGCAAATTGGATGCTGTCGATTATGCAATTGAAAATAATGTGCCGTTATTCGGAATCTGTCTTGGAATGCAGTCTATGGTGACTCAGTTTGCAAGAAGAAACGGATATCCTAATGCTAATAGTTCAGAATTTGATGATGATTTGGAATTCCCTGTAATTGATATGATGGAAGAACAAAAGAAAATCAAAAATATGGGCGGAACTATGCGTTTAGGTTCATATGACTGCAAAATTGTTGAAGGTACAAAAACTTTTGAATCATATGGTGAAGTTGACATTGAAGAACGTCACAGACACAGATATGAATTCAACAATGATTTCAGAAAAGATTTGCAGGATAAAGGTTTAATAATTTCAGGAGTTAGTCCTGATGACTTCCTTGTGGAAATTGTTGAATTTCCTGATCATCCTTGGGCTATCGGTTGTCAGTTCCATCCGGAATTTAAGTCCAGACCGAATAGGCCTCATCCTTTATTTAAATCATTTTTAGAAGCTATTTATGAGTTTTCTAAAAATTAA
- a CDS encoding alpha/beta hydrolase family protein: MVLFRGDVKCKSLQRRTSISVILPSDNIHFLQDAEEIVPKPYRTLYLLHGLYGSDDIFLANTSIQKFAEDNGIAVVIPCGENSFYVDNPNAHAYYGEYVGQELLDITRNIFPLSHKREDTFIAGFSMGGYGAIRNGLKYSQNFSKIGMISAALITDDIVNYVSDDNVLRSRNFYESVFGDLNKLKGSDKDPKHLIETTEDIPDIFMACGVDDFLHDKNVDFYEFLNSRNVDAEFIEAPGEHTWEFCDRYIKEFIRWVKK, encoded by the coding sequence ATGGTTTTATTCAGAGGAGATGTTAAATGTAAAAGCTTACAGAGACGAACTTCAATCAGCGTTATTTTACCGTCAGACAATATTCATTTCCTGCAGGATGCAGAAGAAATAGTGCCCAAACCTTATAGGACACTGTATTTGCTTCACGGATTGTATGGAAGCGATGACATATTTCTTGCAAACACTTCCATTCAGAAATTTGCAGAGGATAACGGCATAGCTGTTGTCATACCCTGTGGAGAAAACAGCTTTTATGTGGATAACCCAAATGCTCATGCATATTACGGGGAATATGTCGGTCAGGAACTTCTGGATATCACCAGAAATATTTTTCCACTTTCACACAAACGTGAAGACACATTTATTGCAGGATTTTCAATGGGAGGCTATGGAGCAATCAGGAACGGTTTAAAATACTCTCAAAATTTTTCTAAAATTGGAATGATTTCGGCCGCATTAATAACTGATGATATCGTTAATTATGTCAGTGATGATAATGTGCTTCGCTCCAGAAATTTCTATGAATCAGTTTTTGGTGATTTAAATAAACTGAAAGGCTCTGATAAAGACCCAAAACATTTGATTGAAACCACTGAGGATATCCCTGATATTTTCATGGCATGCGGGGTGGATGACTTTTTACATGATAAAAACGTTGATTTTTATGAATTTTTAAACTCCAGAAATGTTGATGCCGAGTTTATTGAAGCTCCCGGCGAACACACATGGGAGTTTTGCGATAGATATATTAAAGAATTTATTAGATGGGTGAAAAAATGA
- a CDS encoding GNAT family N-acetyltransferase, translated as MGEIEYMEIHEFTTDDLKDLFLSVGWSSGHFPEKLQIAMRNFETVISAWDKDKLVGMICAMDDGIMTAYVHYLLVRPEYQDMGIGKVLVSKVKEIYDDYLRIVVVGYDDEIGFYESCGFKKAEDASPLFITDLWT; from the coding sequence ATGGGTGAAATAGAATACATGGAAATTCATGAATTTACAACAGATGATTTAAAGGATTTGTTTTTGTCTGTAGGGTGGTCTTCAGGCCATTTTCCAGAAAAACTGCAGATTGCAATGAGAAACTTTGAAACCGTAATATCAGCATGGGATAAAGACAAACTTGTAGGCATGATTTGTGCAATGGATGACGGAATCATGACTGCATACGTTCACTATCTTCTGGTAAGGCCGGAATATCAGGACATGGGAATTGGAAAGGTATTAGTTTCAAAAGTTAAAGAAATATATGATGACTATCTCAGGATTGTTGTAGTGGGATATGATGATGAGATTGGATTTTATGAATCCTGCGGATTTAAAAAGGCGGAAGATGCAAGTCCTCTTTTCATCACTGATTTGTGGACATAG